TGCACAGTTTCTTTTGTATTCATTAGTGATGAGACCATTTGACATCCCTAGTAGGCTAGCAGCATGAATAGTGGCTCAACCAAGAAATTCTTAACAAAATCCTATTAATTTCCTGACCCACCATCTACCAGaacttttgtattttcctgcaaGACCACAAGCAGTGAGTAAGGCTACCTACCTCTATTTTACATTTGCAGCAGTGTAGGGACAGGTTGGCATTAAATTTGTTTCGCTGGGAGAGGGCATAATATATCGTGATCATGAGACAGGACTCTAAAGACATAGTTAGattgttttctcttctgtttccaAACTAGTGCCAAAAGATGCATTAGAAATCAACTATTGACATGAGCATTTGTACAACTATCAGAGCTCAAGGACACATACAACAATGTAAATAGTaaagacatattttatatattttgatataaatggagaaacaaacaccaaacatcatacaaaaatgcattttagtCAATGCCCTTGacacacataaaagaaaaacatgaaaaacatatCAACCTCTTTGACTTGAACATAGTGCAGGATGAGCGAGAGTTCAATATTAACTGTAAAATATGTGCACGGTGGATGGGTTATTATGAAATAGTAACTCAGCTAAGGTACCGAATGACAAATCATGAGACCCATGCACTTAGGTCTGTGTAAGTTTAGACAGTGGCATGAGTTTGTTTGTAGCTGTTTATCAAATCATACCAAAGGAAGCTACACTAAGGGCCTGGTTGAGCCACAGCAAGGAGGAACACTATTCTTTAGTGATGCCTATGGTTTCCAGACTTCAGCCATTCATTGTTTTTCgagtatttaaaacattttatttatgattagtCTAATTTGTCCAATATTTTTTGAGCCCCTGAAAATAGAGGAGCGGTGTATAGAAATTGTTGAAATCCCTACACCTTTCCTTCAACATGAATGTCAATACCCCCGACTGAAGCTGGgagtctgcactttaaaacCATATTCAACATTTAATTGCAAATTCATTATGTTTTGGTGAAGAGCAGATGATGCAATAACAATACATGTGTCAGTGACctaatatacacatatatagacCTAATGGAACCTTAGTTAGTTCAAATCAAGTCAAAAGCCAATAAGAgaagaattattttaattaagtgCTTAATCCCAAGTGGACATGTCACAGTTTTGTGCGGAGATGAAATGCAAAACTGAGGCAGCACAATATTCAGTGTCCTTACAgttttcagacaaaaaacatGCTTAGGTGTTGTCAGCTGCAGAAATGTATCTAGACAGAAATTTCCTGATCTCAGAGATGTGCATGGTCTCTTTGATGGTTGTGTCCCTGCTGCGAACCTGAAGGAGGCCGCTCTCCAATGTGTTCTCGCTAATCACCACAGTGAAAAGAACTCCCATCTCATCATATCTGTTGAGCATCGATACAGAAACACATCGAAACATCAGTCATTTCTTCTAATGAGCAATCTTGTCGGCATTatgtgttttagattttagtATTTACCTGGCGTTCAGCTGCTCCATTGATGTTGGCAGAGTTTCAAGATACCCAGGCCATATAGAGATCTTAGCTTCCAAAAACTCCTGCAGAAGGCCTTCACAAACCTACAGAACATTTGAATACTGATTCATCAAAGTTGAAAAATGCCCATACAACTCAGAAATTCAAAAATAGACAACAGTCTCTCAGTGAAGTATCTGTATTCGCACAGATTAAatcaagattaaaaacaaacaaaaaaaataaatcaaaaaataaataaatgaagtctAGTGTTAATCAGTGTTTACTAACATGTCTCAGCTCCATAGTGCCTCCCCTTGCAATGTCCAGAGCCACTTTGACTGGAGCCAACACCGGATGCAACTTCAGAACCTGAGATCAACAGTGACCAAAACATGAAATCAGAAATCGCATCACAAATAAACAATCTGatggaaataatgaaaaaccTCCCATCATGTCTGCcctggaaacattttgtcttcatATGCAATGGGCTGTTTGACGCAGTCACctttctctgcagcagcttctgcTTGCCATCTTCTCTTTTTAGCTCCTGGAGTGAGTTGGACAGAAAAGCCATCGCACCACGGTCCATGTTTCCAGTTATAGAGACAACGTGAGGAACTGACTTGCGTCCATCTCGGCACTAACACAGAAAGATAAGAAAGACAAATCATGCTGCATGTGATtaacactgaagaaaaacaaggacaTTTGTTCTTAGTTGCCTGATCCTTATCTTAAAAGTTGAAGGTTTTACCTTGCTGAAGGATTTTACATAAGCCAGCCAGTCAGTGTAATCATATAAGGGCTAAAGGCCTTTTTGACTTGTTTCTACAAATTAAAGCTGACTCAGGTCAACTGAAGTGTCCCCATAACACATACCAGGAAACCAAGCAGCTTTACACGCTCAACGTAGCAACTACATGCCGTCATAAAAAAAGACACTACACggacactaaataaaaagtatacCTGCAGTTTGGAGCGGACTCCTTTGTGCACATGCAGCAGCTCAGCATTTCCTCGACTCCACAGTGTCTCCAGGGACTTTGGTCCCCACGGGAAATTGTAAGTGATCCTCACACCACAAGATGCTgcctcttccagctcctcctctgggaCCTCACTGCTACTGAAGTCAGATGGGGACAAGGCGAACTAGAGAAGGAcagaataaagaggagaaagacCAAAGGGAAGGCGTGAGTTGAGTTAATTTAGCAAGCAGCAGCTTCCTTAAGACTCCTACACTAAAACCCACATGCTGaatttcaaaaatattaataaatacattttatttgaggAGATTACAAGTTTAGATGCCTGCTGAACAAAGCACCTACAAGTAACATATTTGGCAAGACACTCACTTTCCGCCACCACTTCAGCCTCTGCCTCATCCAGTGATCCAGCCACTGAGATGAGGTGCGAGGGGAGCAGAACCACACTAGAGACGTCTGCGTGACCTCAGAtggactgagagaaaaaaaaaaaacaacttgtagGTTAAAATGAAAGTAGCACAACTAGAAGACCTAAAGTGTATTTTAATTGAACATTTCTTCTACAAAATATTGtattgcttgtgtttttgtcactgtCCAGACACACATTTGCAAGAGCATTACTAGCTTTACGAAGCAGTAGTTAGTTAAATGCAACCGATTCTTAATCTGCATCTATCAAAATCAttagtgttttagttgtttGAGAATAAGCCGTGAAAAAAATACCTGAGACCAACAGGTGATAATAACTAGTTTAGACTAGTGAAAGCTTTTATCATGTTTGCTCTATGAAGGTTATCGTATTCTGCAtgtgtttcaaataactgagagaagTGTTGATTCAACTCCATGTTTCATTCTGGAGACTGCGGTTTATAGAACTATTGATTCGCATTGTATTGTACccacacatgtttctgttattttaacaaCACAATTTTAGTGGGCTAGGCTGAATAACAGGAACCCTTTTGTATTTAATTCAGTCTGGTTTAGAACTTTGGCAGCAGTTTTTGGTCCAGCAGCAAGCCCAATACAGCAAGTCTCTGATGGGTgtcacccacagagtttcctatttaaaactTAACTTCCAACCCGtcatttacaactgaagaagctacttggatgagtgatgaaacatcttcaagactTCTACtagtccagtttcctttttaaacgCCTTTGGACTTGGATTTTGGATGTGTAAAGAATTTAACTCTCCAAGCACTCTTAGTCTGTATAAAAGGAGTGTGGAAATAGcttaaataaagattatttgCCTAATTTGTACCCAGAACCCTATCTAGAGAATCTGTATTAACTATAACTATAAACTGAAGCCTCACCAACCAGAGCCATCTGAAGGCTGGAAACACGGGCCCGTCTCGGCCAGTCCAAACGGTAGCTTCTTGTTCACCAGCT
The nucleotide sequence above comes from Mugil cephalus isolate CIBA_MC_2020 chromosome 2, CIBA_Mcephalus_1.1, whole genome shotgun sequence. Encoded proteins:
- the polg2 gene encoding DNA polymerase subunit gamma-2, mitochondrial yields the protein MLTLCVRHVLSRRLSSFTSKHCTRRRCSTSHTDGLDQASTLLRLCVDRHYISPGQTNIELFERGMCCSYGPLGMELRKNLLDQWWHSVTRSRAQVFGINTLSSSRDKAVDELGQLRIIESDHLKQILDKKELSKNQLIQEVHMFLQRSPSMRRSLLQGALEEFVPSLELVNKKLPFGLAETGPCFQPSDGSGCPSEVTQTSLVWFCSPRTSSQWLDHWMRQRLKWWRKFALSPSDFSSSEVPEEELEEAASCGVRITYNFPWGPKSLETLWSRGNAELLHVHKGVRSKLQCRDGRKSVPHVVSITGNMDRGAMAFLSNSLQELKREDGKQKLLQRKVLKLHPVLAPVKVALDIARGGTMELRHVCEGLLQEFLEAKISIWPGYLETLPTSMEQLNARYDEMGVLFTVVISENTLESGLLQVRSRDTTIKETMHISEIRKFLSRYISAADNT